A segment of the Candida albicans SC5314 chromosome 2, complete sequence genome:
TAAAGATAAAGAACCTACTGAGATTTTCAAGAACAACGAAAAATTGAGTATCAAAGACCTCCCTATTTTCACTCGTTCCCAATTAGCCCAATATAATGGAACCGATAAACCAGAATTGTATGTTGGTATAAGAGGATATATATACGACGTTACTTCTAATTCCAACAGCTATGGTCCTGGAAAGGCTTATCATAAATTGGTTGGCAAAGATGTTAGCAGATTGTTAGGGTTAAATaagttgaaattgttaGAGGATAGTGATGAATATACTTGGTATACTGATGATTTGGATGAAAAGCAGCAAGgtataattgatgattggGTCAAGTTTTTTAAAATGAGATACAATATCGTCGGTGTAATTGTTGATCATAATTGATCAAGAGTATGTTTCACTGATTAGCGTTTGAgtttaatattttgttttttttttttcataataGGCGTTATATGATAGTTTGAATACATGGAGTTTAATAATAGTGATTTTGTATGGTTTTATTTCTCCAAATCCAGTTTTAACTGGCTTGAAGGCTAGATGTAGGagtattgataatttcatGTAGGCTCCCACTCTAGCACTGTACAGAAAAAATAGATTATACGCTCTCCccctaaaaaaaaacatgtAACAATTAGGTTTGTCTAATTAAACTTCACGAAAATTCTATTATACCACTACTATTGTGCAACCTAATTGAAAACGATTTTTTCATCTATCATTACTATCTGTCATGTCCGTTTCAAAATCTGCTACAACTGTTTTTGTATCTGGGGCTTCTGGTTTCATTGCACAAAATGtaatcaaacaattgttGGCCAATGGATACAAAGTCATAGGATCAGTAAGATCTGAAtcaaaaggaaaagaattGACAGATATTATTCAATCAAATGACTTCCAATTTGCTGCAATCCCTGATATTAGTGCTGTTGGAGcatttgatgatgttttgaaatcaaattcacaAATCTCAGTGTTTATCCACACAGCTTCCCCAGTCACTTATTCGGCAAAAGATGTTCAAAATGAACTTATCAAACCTGCAGTAGAAGGAACAAGGAATGCTTTGAATGCAATAAAACTGTATGGACCCCAAATTAAACGAGTGGTTGTGACTTCTTCATTTACAGCCATTGCACTGGGGAAGGATTTTGATCATGACAAATACTATACGGAAAAAGATTGGAACCCAGTTACAATAGAACAGGCATTATCAAATCCTGAAGCAGCATATGCTTATGCCAAAAAAATGGCAGAAAAGACTGTTTGGgattttgttgaaactGAATCACCAACTTTTAAAGTAACTGTTGTCAATCCAACTGTTGTTTTTGGACCACAAGCTTTTGGAGTTAAAGATAAATcgaaattgaatttactGATTGAAATGATCAATGATATTCTTACTTTGAAACCTGACGATGAAATTCCACCCTATGCTAGTCGATGTATTGATGTGAGAGATGTTGCTAAAGCTCATTTGGTtgcatttgaaaaagaggAGGCAATCAATCAAAGGTTGGTGTTAATAAACCAGCCATTCAGTAATGATTTGCTTGCatatattatcaaaaagAGTTTCCCCGTTATCAATATTCCGGAAGGCAATTTGGAAAGAAGTCGAGAATGCATTGCAAAATCGTGTATCAAAACAGATTTGACAAAGACGCAAGAAATTCTTGGATTTGATTACGTTCCAGTGGAGAAGACAATCCTAGATACAATTCAACAACTATATGACGCTTGAAAGAGGGTTATTTTCAAGTATTAAATTGTATATTAATagaattgataaataaatagaaaacaaaaaaaaaagaaccaattaaataaacATGTAAAATATCTCAGCTATCACCTATTTGAAGTCTTTAACATTAATGATTAATTTACCTTGAGCTGTACCGGTCttattatattcaattgcatcattcaaatcttcaaatttgtaaatcttatcaataaaaatttgCACATCATCATTAGCAACATATTCCCTTGCTTTGTTAATCCATCCAGTACCACCTGCACCCAATAAAACATATTGATATGAATAATCTAACAAATGAAGCCAACTTAAAAATGTTCTAAAAAATGATTTGCTTGTCCCTGTAAAGAATGAATGAGGATCATCTCCAACAATAGTATGATAAGTTCCGTTCTTGAccaaaatttgtttcaaatgtGGGAATAATTCGTTACCTCCCCAAGTATCAAATATATAATCAAAAGGTTTATCCTTGACATTTTCCAAAACTTGATTCAAAACGTTTTCTctataattgataatcttTGTTGCACCCAATTCAGTGACAAGTTCTTGAGATCTAGGTGAACAACTAACAACTATTTCACCAGCTTTTTCAGCTTGTAATAATTGTACTAAATATCTTCCCACTGACGTAGCTCCACCAAACACTAAAATTTTCTTACCCTTGATAGGCAAATCACTAATAACTTTAATGGCAGTACCTAAAACCAATGGCCAAGCAGCAGCTTGTTCCAAACTTATATTTTGAGGTACAGTGGCAATTTCAGTTTTAAATAACCCTTTAGTGtctattaataaatattgacTGAATGTCCCATCATCAGTGATAACACCAGGATGAAATCCTTGAACAAATTCACCaactttgaaatttttcacattGGAACCAAGACCAACGATTTCACCACTATAATCTTTACCAATACCATGCAATGAGAAAGGTGGGAAATATGtgattttcttcaatttataatcaaCTGGATTCAATGAAGCATAATAgattttgattaatattttattcttcGGGATAATAAAGTTGCCTTGAGCATCAGTTGGGAAATCAAAACTATCGGTAATTATCTCTAATGGAGATCCCCCATTTTTAAAACCATATCTTTTATAAGTTAATTTTGTCATTGTTGGGTATAGATGAAATGAAATCCAATTAATAgttgattaaattattgttagaacagaaaaaaatagaaggaaaacttgaaaacttgaaaataaaGGATCTGTCACTTTttatattaaattattcaaaacatTACTTGATTTACACTTTTTTACTCCCTAAAATGTTATTGGTTTTCGTTAAGGTTCTTTTGAATTGGACTGTACGGACAGGTTACTGGATTTAAACTTctagaacaaaaaaaaactataaacTGTGTACGGCTAACGGAAACTATTTATTGAAGAACCATCTCCGCTTTTTGAAGTGGTCTTATTTTCACGTGATCACTTGTTTGTTACCTGTTTCTTTGGGGGGGCTACGGATTTTTGCCAAATAGCACAGCAGAAAACAAATGTCCAGGTTGagtaagtaagtaagtaatTTAGTAATACGGAAATTCGGAAATGCGGGTAGAATTTGTTTTGTCAGGGGTGGAGAGTTGTTCCGGCAAACCAATAACAGCAATCACGTTAGCTTGGTTgcaaaataatcaatttccGTTATTCTTGTTGTAGTACAAATACGTTTGCTGTCTTTTTTTAGACATCTCCAACTCGCCTGAATACTAATCAGAGTGTTTGATTGGTTTGATAAATACAATagataaaaaattattgtaAAGTTAAAGCTAGTGTCATAAATGATTGTTCTCTTACTCTATTTACtacttttcaatatcaaaaacaGCAAATTTGATCATTTTGAGCTCATTCCACTAGTGTTAAACACATGAAATGGATTTCTATGTttgacaaaaaaagaaactacAGAGTCTTTGGTCTTGTTTAACTTTAGGCTGAAAAGTGATACCAATTTACGACAAAATTAGCTTAAGCGTGTTTGGTCTGGCAGAAGACAATAACCAGACTAACTGTTTAAACTCATTTATAATCGTCTACAGAAGAGCTACTTTACACCCTTGTTGCAGGGAATCAACTAAAGAAACCAGCATTACAATAGAAATCTTTGTAAGCAGTAGTGGCAGTGAACTACGATGGGTTTGTTGGATTTGTATTTACTGGTTGCCAGcacaaaaacaaaaaatacacGATTACACGTACTCATTTGTCTCAACTAGTAAACTTTTTATCTCAAATAGGATTTTTGGCTTTGCAACCCGCGCCCGCCTTGAGAAATTTTTGTAGATCGGCAAAACCTGAAACAAGCACAAACACACCTTCAAACgaacaacaacgacaacaacaaaccaaACTACCAGCAATAACAAAGCAAAACTAAAAGGATTAACCGAATACTTAGCAAACTAACAAAGGATATTATTGACTAACAAGTCCCTGAAACAAATTAACAATCAAGTAAGCTAATAATCTGTTTTCATTGTTTGTTGAAGGATGTTTGAGAATACACGCTAAGCCACTCAGGTGGCGATCTCACATTAGTAATTTACACGGAATTTTAACAAATATGGATTTAATACCAATTTTAATCGCATCTTACCTCTGGGTTCATAACCTTTTCTTCTATATTTTTTCTGTCATTATAATTTTGTATCCATTCAAGTAGGATACGTGTACTTAAAATTTACATTAAATAACGATAAGAATTAACTACTGTTGAAGAGGACAAGAGGACAGGTAATTCTTGTGGTTTTAGGAACATGGTGATGGTAGAAGTAAGTTGACCACAAATTATTCTGGTTTGTGTAAAACACCTCACACAATAGTAAAgtgggtttttttttagaatcTCGTTTTTGTGCCCTGAGAGAATTTTTATTTCCTTCTTTCTATTTCATTGTTTCCCGTTTTTTTACTTCCTTTTCcttatagttttttttttgaggTACACACACAACTTAGCCGATACATAGTTAGttatttatcaatgatttctttaACCGATGTTAATACTTTGTCCACcaggttttttttttgttactTCGTCAAACAGATTAACCAAATGTTTACTAACATTctctaatttctttttttacaTTCGCTTATCCATTACACGCTAAGGTTAACGAGATCAAAATAAAGTGTACCGGTGACTTGAATTATAGATGCGAGGACTCAGATTCGGATTTTAATGAACGCTATtgttccattttttttaaaaatttgtgTGTGTCTTTTCGAATTTAGAAAACACAATTAGATGAGACTAGCCACTATCAGGAAATAGGCACACTCGGATGATTGTTTATTGCTATctgatattgaaatcattttAACAAGTAACAAATTACAAGTAAAATGAGTTAAAAATAGCTGTGCAAAATATGCAGCTTTACAAGCTAAGACTATATGCAGTACACACAAATTCtagattcaatttcatttccaGATTTCAATCCTCGAGCGTGTTTGCTTATTATTTTGGTTACACGACGAGGATAGACTTACAGCCAGCTATTCGTACCAACTGTGGGCAGTGTTTGGTGTGGTTAAATAAACACTTGGTGTagattttcaacaacaccCATTTTGAACACGGTATACACTTTTAAAGTGGAGATATCGTACACAATAATGCTAGCCAATAACCCTGTAGTCAAGTCAATTTAAACAGCGTGATTAGGACGAAacgatgatgaagaataaACAATTACACGTAGTTATATTACGCATAATGAACGTGAATTTTAAAAACTAGAAAAGGGACATGCAGGTAAAAACAGGAGAAAATCGTGtcgatttcttttttttttctttcaatatatATGAAAATATATGAATGTTGAAATCTCTCTGATATTACAGcgtgaagaagaagaagggacgaacgaaaaaaaaaaaattaatccTATTCTACTAATAAACGCCTGCAGTtttacttcttttttttttttttttgttttcaacaAAGAAACCAGTCAAGTCCTGTTTCACATATTCTTTTCCTTCCAAtacttctttcttctttttagttttgtaCATATTTCAatcagttttttttatcgTCAGTCACAACTATCATCCACTATTAGAACTCAAAAGTTTTCATTGTTCTTGTTAGCTgtattttaattgtttctCATTTTATAGTAcgattttggtttttttcattgaaattTACCAATCATGGATGCAGGCACAGGGGCTTTAACATCGAAAGCTCGTTTAAGACAACACCTATTAGACGGAGAACAAGACATTGATACACTAAGTGAATCTTTGCAACAGCATCagtaccaacaacaacaacagaatcCAAAATATAACCGATTTCAACCGGCTTATatgcaacaacaacaacagcaatttATGAATGTACCAGGCGCAGTATCCCATACAAATCTGATAACTTCCgcatcaacaacaaattacGATATTATGACACCGTTACCTACTTCTGGATCACCGTTTACTTCCAATAGTAACCCAAGCTATACAAACATTAATACGAACTCATCAAGAAAATCATCTATGACTTCCCAAACTGCCGCAGGAGTAAATCGATTTTTTCGAAGAAACAAAGGTGCCGACTTGAATTTCAATGAAGATTCAGGAGCAGATATTATGGATCTTACTAATGGTAGTAGCGTTTCTTTTGATGATATCACCCATATGAGAAACAGAGGGCCATATGCTATGAACTCTCATAAGGCCCTTGATACTGCACCAATAATCCCTACATTGGGAGCTGGTGGAACTCTAGGTGGACTAGGGCCAGCTTCGGGCTCAAAAGTTAACAACGTTCAATACAGGAAACAGATGAACCAACAGAAGAAACTAGCGATGATTAATGGCGCCAGAGCAAACTCATTGGCAACTGGTAATCCCATGATGGGGCAACAGTCACAATATATGGGCGGTGGGCCAAATGACCCACGTACGATGTCAATGGTAAACTCCAACCCAAGAACGATGTCATTAAATTCCCAGGGACCAAGAACCATGTCCATGAGGTCAGGACCATTCCCGCAAAGATTACCTTATAACCCgcaattacaacaacaacagcagccaccaccaccaccgcAACAGCAAGTATATGGACCAGGAGGAGCAGCACCTAGAACACAGTCTTTAAGAACAGGCCCATATCCTCCACAACAAATGCCCATGGGTAATGGTGTGCCACCAAATGGCCCACGAACTATGTCATTGATGAACGGTGGAATGCCAAACAACGGTCCAAGAAGCATGTCTTTAATGAATGGTGGTATGCCTCAAAACTATCCTCGAACCAAGTCCTTGGGTACACTGGGTCCGCCATTAGGATACCAAGGACCACCATTAAGAAGTCAGAATTTGGTTCCCGCTAATCcttcacaacaacaacaacaacaaatggATCATGGATATGGGGTGCCTCcacaagaacaacaatattCTCAGCCGACTCAGCAAGCATTCGCTCCAGGTCAACAACCATTTATACCTAGAAATGCTCCACAATtacgacaacaacaacagaaacaaCAGCCAccacaacagcaacagtaTAGTCAATGGCAAAACTTGCAACCGCAACCACAACAGTTATCTCAAAACTCTAGTGACTCTTTACAAGAAGCcattgttgaagaagaagaggaagaagaaccACAACTGTTACGGGCCAATAATTTTAGTGTAGATCCTGCTTCCCAAAACAAATCTGAAAAGCGTGACGAGGAGAATATGATTTACAATTTCGAGAATGAAGACCCAGATGCTGCATTGTCTCGTAAATCAACattaaagaagaataattCAATGAGAGTTCGAAAACTAAACTTATTCAATGATGAGAAACCGCAAACTGGCAAGAAAGCTCTCTCCAGAAAGAAACCTCCTGTTAGTCCTGCTGATGCCAATTTTGGTCCTGTGAGTTCTAACGATAGTGTACAGAATTCGGTAAAGGACCTACCTAGAATACCAGATACTTCAAACGAGGATTTACACCAAAAATCTCCAACAccaaatgaagaagaagaggatCTTAACGAAGTTCCTGGCTCGCCCACTTTTAATGTCAGTGCTCCTCCTACTAGAGAGTCCTAtcttgatgatgaagacgCCAATCCAAGTAATGATGGTTATAAAGCTTTAGGTGCCAATGCAAGAGCTTCTACACACGACATATTTGTCACGGCTTTGGATTTCAACTCTCCTCAAAAAAGTAATAGATCCATGAAAATAGGATCACCTCATACATCGCCACAGAAATCTCGCATACTGGGAACTTCTGATTTCCCTTCAccaaatgttgaaaaagatcAAAGTGACGAGCAATCTACAATACAAGAAGATACTGTGGGCGCTGACACCTCAGTAGAAGATACGGTTTCAAAAACATCTCCACCACTTAATAATTCATCGATCAATCGCACCATTCTGGATTCTAATCTGAAATTTCGAAATATTGTGGCCAATACTGTTTTCAGTAAGTTTAGATCTCCATCAGCTGAGTCTACTCCAAAATTTTCAAGTCCAGCAATTGCTAACCGTTTTGCTGATGGCGATgaacgacaacaacaaggaTCAGAGACATCTTCTGTTTATGAAAGTAATACACCTAGAAAAATGCTGAAATATGATTTGAACAATTCGGACACTGACGATAGTGaaataagaagaagagatCAAAATGGTTTTTTCGAACAAAGTACAAATGGTGAGACTACTCCACCAACTTCATCAACGTCTAATATTTCACATAAAGTGGGAGAAAAGTATACGTACATGGGTGAAGAACAGGAGGGAAATAATACCAACAGTTTTGATCAATTCAGTTCTCTGTTGCAACATTCACAACAAGAAGAGAAACAACAGGGAAGATCTAATTCACATTCTAGCAACGCAAATTCATATGATGGTAGTTTCTATCAAAATTTTAGCGAACCTATTCATGATATACCTGAAGAACAAAGAAGATCTCAAGACAAGACCCCTGATTTCACCCaatttaacaacaacaacaataatagtaaaCTTGGAAATGTTGAATTGGAACAGGATTCGTTGCCGAAATCAATTCTGGCACGTCGTTCCTCTAGTGGAGAGTCGATGAAGATGCTTTTGACATCTCATGGTAGTGCAACTAAATTATCgtcagcagcagcagcagctcCAGCATCTGGACAAGCTATTAATAAACGATCATCATTTTCGCTCAATGGTACAAAGAATATCTTTAAAAGATTCTCGAAATCAGGCAGAAGAACTAGTTCTATTGACGAAAATGATTCAACATTGAATCCTATCTTGTCAAGAAATTCTTCAATGACACAAGCTTCAAAACAACCTTTGTTTAACAAACGAGTATCGTCTTCTGGAAACATGAGTTTATCAGATCTGTCGGTGATTAAGACTGCCACGAACCAGAAACAGCCATTGACATTCACTAAAGAAGAGATGAGTATAATGAATTGTAacaatgatttattaaatgaattagaaTTGGTCACTACAGAATTAGCTTCTTCGATTAAACGAGAATTGGCATTAGAAAGTAAATTGAGAAACAGTccccaacaacaacaaaattctCCTAAATTggatgaagaattaaaatcCGAAATCACAGAAAAATCTCGAGTTATTGCtgatttacaagaaaaattgagcaaagaaagaagattGAGGTTTATTAGTGAAGAACATGCATTGTTGGGTGAACATGGTCAAGCACCTTCTgcattgaaattaaattatgaAAAGACTGAATTATACAAGCAATtgttaattaaaaatgatttagTTCATCAATTAGAAGATAAATTATCTGAGTATGAGAGAAGAAACAGTGGATTATTTCAACATGAAAGACCATCTcatgatattgatttacttgaaaaatataatgagTTGTTGAAAGAAAACACTAACTTGAAAGTACATGTCATACCTGAtttagaaagaaaattaacAGAAAAGAATCAagttgatgattatgatgaatCTCAATTAGAAATTCAAACATTAAAGATGCAAAGAGATGAATTAAGAGAAgttgttaataaattgacaTCGCTGAATAATGCCGAATTGAAACTTGCtcaagaaaaaatcaaacatttACAATCGAAATTAGATGATatgaaacaaataaatgatAGATTAAGCAATAGAAATGTGAATGATGGTAAAAAAGGTGGTAAATTGAATGGATTTAGTATTGTCAGTCCAACCAAAAAGttatttgatgattgaaaataaaactaaaaaaacaaaacaaattatgttaatttatataaattagAATAGATTGGTTAATAAGgggataaattttttttttcattaattgtatattatttaaatatttttaatttaaagtattattattattattaKTAKtagtagtagtagtatttCCTCTATATAACCTTATATTaagttaataaaaattttgcaaTCACTTTACCAATCAAATCTCCTTGATTATTTAAACTATTAGTTTggtatttatatttttcatattcttGTTCATTAAACACACCATGCTCGTAAgagtttttcaaaatatccaATTCAATCGAAGTAGTGAATTCTGGATGGCCCTGGAAAGTCAATAATCGTATTGGACAAGTCTTGGTGGTCATCATTCCTTGAATATTACATTTAACTGTTGATCCAATACTCACCATATCTTCAAATCCAGTAATTGTAGGTAACCCATGGATTATATCTTGATGTGATTCaaccaaattcaaatgatcCAATATGACTTGATTTTCAGGATTGTTGTCATTGTCATTATCACCATTGCTGTTACTAGTATCCTTTGGTGATACTAACGCTGGCAAGAATGGAGTGTTTtcgattttgaaaatttcttgattcaattcaatagTATGAGTTCCTGCTTCCCAACCCAATTCATTTCTACCAATTTTACAGCCTAAATTTTTGGCCAATATTTGGTGACCAAAACAAATTCCCACAATAGgtaattttgttgataatttgaataatgtATCCACAATAAATTCATCCAATTTGTTGATCcataattttgaattatcaaagGCATCACTTTTTGACCCACTCAAAACAAATCCAGTGATTAGATTTGCCGAGAGGTTTCGATTTAATTGTTGGTACGTTTCACATAATTGTGATTCGTCATCAGTAcataattgatatttgatCATGGGGTAGTTGATTTGAGCCCGATTCAAAAgatcaattatattatcACCAAAATCACCATGTTTTTCAGTGACATTTGGAATGTAGGATTGTAAAACTAAAATGGCAATGTGTGTTGtagatgttgttgttgtaggTGGTGGTAACGATGAGGAGGACATGGAGTAATCGGATGAAAACGAATGCTAAATGTTTAGGTATATATATGAATAAGAATAAATAATAGGGTTTGCCTGGTTTTGcttgaaagaaaaagttagACAAGAAGTGGAAACCACAGTTGACTAATTGTCAAGATTTATATGTGATCAGGTGTAGGCAAGGGCCAAAGATAAAAGGAAATAAAAAGGcaccaacaaacaaaacaatgGACAGAGAGGGTGAGGAAAGAAAATCcgaaaacaaaacaaaacaaaataaaacgACAAAAAAAGTGATGAATGTAAAGTTGACAGCGAGATAAACTTAACTCAGTTTAACTAACCTACAATTACAATAACAATGGTGATCACTGCTTAAGTAAGTAAATGTAACAATGCTGTGGCTAATGCtcccaaaaagaaatacaaCTCAGCCCAATCCAAacctatttttttttctttctttttttttttggttgacAGGTGTCATGTAGAAACAGTGGGGTAGTTCTTTATTGGACTATACACCCCTCCCTCTAGTTACATCTTTTTCTTAGATTGAAAGTACTAGAATGTAATAGTAGgtcttttgttttcaacAAAAGATTAGTATAGAATCAAGTGTAAACTCACATTTGTGTTTTTATGCTTTTGTTAGGGCTTTAAACATTTGCAATTTCGTACCAAATTGTAGTCAGACATCGCACGAATTACACCGACACAAACCCATCAGTGTAGGCGGAATACTCGCAGTAAAAAAAACCACACAGAAAAAAAGAGCTGAATCCAAACAAATGGCCACTacactaccaccactataaaaagatcaaaagagtaaaaaaaaattttcaagcCTTGATgatctttttgtttcttttacTTCATCATATTCTATATACCTATACTGAACAATTAGTAtgttttattgaatttctatatttcaaataagttttttttgttttaagaATGATGAATCAAATGTTTACACAG
Coding sequences within it:
- a CDS encoding uncharacterized protein (Putative lipid raft associated protein; Spider biofilm induced); this encodes MTKLTYKRYGFKNGGSPLEIITDSFDFPTDAQGNFIIPKNKILIKIYYASLNPVDYKLKKITYFPPFSLHGIGKDYSGEIVGLGSNVKNFKVGEFVQGFHPGVITDDGTFSQYLLIDTKGLFKTEIATVPQNISLEQAAAWPLVLGTAIKVISDLPIKGKKILVFGGATSVGRYLVQLLQAEKAGEIVVSCSPRSQELVTELGATKIINYRENVLNQVLENVKDKPFDYIFDTWGGNELFPHLKQILVKNGTYHTIVGDDPHSFFTGTSKSFFRTFLSWLHLLDYSYQYVLLGAGGTGWINKAREYVANDDVQIFIDKIYKFEDLNDAIEYNKTGTAQGKLIINVKDFK
- a CDS encoding uncharacterized protein (Putative NADPH-dependent methylglyoxal reductase; homozygous transposon insertion causes decreased colony wrinkling under filamentous growth-inducing conditions, but does not block true hyphal formation in liquid media), translating into MSVSKSATTVFVSGASGFIAQNVIKQLLANGYKVIGSVRSESKGKELTDIIQSNDFQFAAIPDISAVGAFDDVLKSNSQISVFIHTASPVTYSAKDVQNELIKPAVEGTRNALNAIKSYGPQIKRVVVTSSFTAIASGKDFDHDKYYTEKDWNPVTIEQALSNPEAAYAYAKKMAEKTVWDFVETESPTFKVTVVNPTVVFGPQAFGVKDKSKLNLSIEMINDILTLKPDDEIPPYASRCIDVRDVAKAHLVAFEKEEAINQRLVLINQPFSNDLLAYIIKKSFPVINIPEGNLERSRECIAKSCIKTDLTKTQEILGFDYVPVEKTILDTIQQLYDA
- a CDS encoding putative amidotransferase (Putative protein of unknown function; Hap43p-repressed gene); translated protein: MSSSSLPPPTTTTSTTHIAILVLQSYIPNVTEKHGDFGDNIIDLLNRAQINYPMIKYQLCTDDESQLCETYQQLNRNLSANLITGFVLSGSKSDAFDNSKLWINKLDEFIVDTLFKLSTKLPIVGICFGHQILAKNLGCKIGRNELGWEAGTHTIELNQEIFKIENTPFLPALVSPKDTSNSNGDNDNDNNPENQVILDHLNLVESHQDIIHGLPTITGFEDMVSIGSTVKCNIQGMMTTKTCPIRLLTFQGHPEFTTSIELDILKNSYEHGVFNEQEYEKYKYQTNSLNNQGDLIGKVIAKFLLT
- a CDS encoding uncharacterized protein (Protein of unknown function; Hap43-induced; flow model biofilm repressed) — encoded protein: MDAGTGALTSKARLRQHLLDGEQDIDTLSESLQQHQYQQQQQNPKYNRFQPAYMQQQQQQFMNVPGAVSHTNSITSASTTNYDIMTPLPTSGSPFTSNSNPSYTNINTNSSRKSSMTSQTAAGVNRFFRRNKGADLNFNEDSGADIMDLTNGSSVSFDDITHMRNRGPYAMNSHKALDTAPIIPTLGAGGTLGGLGPASGSKVNNVQYRKQMNQQKKLAMINGARANSLATGNPMMGQQSQYMGGGPNDPRTMSMVNSNPRTMSLNSQGPRTMSMRSGPFPQRLPYNPQLQQQQQPPPPPQQQVYGPGGAAPRTQSLRTGPYPPQQMPMGNGVPPNGPRTMSLMNGGMPNNGPRSMSLMNGGMPQNYPRTKSLGTSGPPLGYQGPPLRSQNLVPANPSQQQQQQMDHGYGVPPQEQQYSQPTQQAFAPGQQPFIPRNAPQLRQQQQKQQPPQQQQYSQWQNLQPQPQQLSQNSSDSLQEAIVEEEEEEEPQSLRANNFSVDPASQNKSEKRDEENMIYNFENEDPDAALSRKSTLKKNNSMRVRKLNLFNDEKPQTGKKALSRKKPPVSPADANFGPVSSNDSVQNSVKDLPRIPDTSNEDLHQKSPTPNEEEEDLNEVPGSPTFNVSAPPTRESYLDDEDANPSNDGYKALGANARASTHDIFVTALDFNSPQKSNRSMKIGSPHTSPQKSRISGTSDFPSPNVEKDQSDEQSTIQEDTVGADTSVEDTVSKTSPPLNNSSINRTISDSNSKFRNIVANTVFSKFRSPSAESTPKFSSPAIANRFADGDERQQQGSETSSVYESNTPRKMSKYDLNNSDTDDSEIRRRDQNGFFEQSTNGETTPPTSSTSNISHKVGEKYTYMGEEQEGNNTNSFDQFSSSLQHSQQEEKQQGRSNSHSSNANSYDGSFYQNFSEPIHDIPEEQRRSQDKTPDFTQFNNNNNNSKLGNVELEQDSLPKSISARRSSSGESMKMLLTSHGSATKLSSAAAAAPASGQAINKRSSFSLNGTKNIFKRFSKSGRRTSSIDENDSTLNPILSRNSSMTQASKQPLFNKRVSSSGNMSLSDSSVIKTATNQKQPLTFTKEEMSIMNCNNDLLNELELVTTELASSIKRELALESKLRNSPQQQQNSPKLDEELKSEITEKSRVIADLQEKLSKERRLRFISEEHALLGEHGQAPSALKLNYEKTELYKQLLIKNDLVHQLEDKLSEYERRNSGLFQHERPSHDIDLLEKYNELLKENTNLKVHVIPDLERKLTEKNQVDDYDESQLEIQTLKMQRDELREVVNKLTSSNNAELKLAQEKIKHLQSKLDDMKQINDRLSNRNVNDGKKGGKLNGFSIVSPTKKLFDD
- a CDS encoding uncharacterized protein (Protein with a predicted cytochrome b5-like heme/steroid binding domain; repressed by alpha pheromone in SpiderM medium); the encoded protein is MFGSKDKEPTEIFKNNEKLSIKDLPIFTRSQLAQYNGTDKPELYVGIRGYIYDVTSNSNSYGPGKAYHKLVGKDVSRLLGLNKLKLLEDSDEYTWYTDDLDEKQQGIIDDWVKFFKMRYNIVGVIVDHN